In Candidatus Nanosynbacter lyticus, one genomic interval encodes:
- a CDS encoding type II secretion system protein, whose translation MNKRNGFTIIELLVVATFLIIIAILGFSQYTKLTNESNNTKKRTAINAMHYSLEEGFYVKNGYYPEKLEDSTLSTMDPELLKDPNGKKIGEKDSSYRYESSNCNGGKCKSYKLVATLIGEDDYIKESRHK comes from the coding sequence ATGAATAAGCGAAACGGTTTCACGATTATTGAACTTCTGGTTGTAGCAACTTTTTTGATCATTATTGCAATATTAGGTTTTTCGCAATATACCAAATTAACCAATGAGTCAAACAACACAAAAAAACGCACCGCGATTAACGCCATGCATTATAGTCTGGAAGAAGGTTTTTACGTTAAAAATGGCTATTACCCAGAGAAATTAGAAGACTCGACATTGTCGACTATGGACCCTGAGTTACTAAAAGACCCAAATGGTAAGAAAATTGGCGAAAAAGACAGTAGCTATCGCTACGAATCCTCAAACTGCAATGGAGGAAAATGCAAATCCTATAAACTGGTCGCAACCCTTATTGGCGAAGACGACTACATAAAAGAAAGTCGCCACAAATAA
- the recA gene encoding recombinase RecA, protein MAKSDSKTVNSEKPSQASDKKVDDGKLKALGLAMDQITKQFGDGSIMKLGEAHKVDVEVIPSGALSLDLALGGGYPKGRIIEIYGPESSGKTTLTLHAIAEVQKQGGTAAFIDAEHALDPSYAKRLGVDTENLLVSQPDNGEQALEIAETLVRSNAVDLVVVDSVAALTPQAEIDGDMGDSHMGLQARLMSQALRKLTGIINKSKATVIFINQIRMKIGVMFGNPETTTGGNALKFYASQRVDIRRIGQIKVGDDIIGNRTKIKVVKNKIAPPFRIAEFDIMYNEGISKTGDILDLAATHGIVEKSGAFYKYNGETIGQGRDKSKAYLKENPKVLAEIDQKVRDKVKEAES, encoded by the coding sequence ATGGCAAAATCAGACAGTAAAACAGTAAATTCAGAGAAGCCAAGTCAAGCATCAGATAAAAAAGTTGATGACGGGAAATTGAAAGCGTTAGGTCTGGCGATGGATCAGATCACTAAGCAGTTCGGTGATGGATCAATTATGAAGCTTGGCGAGGCTCATAAGGTTGATGTTGAGGTAATTCCTTCGGGCGCTCTAAGTTTAGATTTAGCTTTGGGTGGCGGTTATCCAAAGGGTCGCATTATTGAGATTTATGGTCCGGAAAGCTCGGGTAAGACGACATTGACTCTACACGCCATTGCTGAGGTCCAAAAGCAGGGCGGTACGGCAGCGTTTATTGATGCCGAGCATGCGCTTGACCCAAGCTACGCCAAGCGTTTGGGTGTGGATACGGAAAATCTGCTGGTGTCACAGCCAGACAATGGTGAGCAGGCGTTGGAAATTGCAGAAACGCTAGTTCGATCAAATGCGGTTGATTTGGTTGTGGTTGACTCGGTGGCAGCGTTGACACCGCAAGCAGAAATTGATGGCGACATGGGTGATTCGCACATGGGTCTGCAGGCACGGCTGATGAGCCAAGCACTGCGTAAATTGACTGGTATCATTAACAAATCGAAAGCGACAGTGATTTTCATCAACCAAATTCGCATGAAGATTGGTGTGATGTTTGGCAATCCTGAGACTACGACGGGTGGTAACGCACTGAAGTTTTATGCCTCGCAGCGGGTGGATATTCGCCGGATCGGGCAGATCAAGGTTGGTGATGACATCATCGGTAACCGCACCAAGATCAAGGTGGTGAAAAATAAGATTGCGCCGCCATTCCGCATCGCTGAGTTTGACATTATGTATAATGAGGGTATTTCTAAGACTGGCGACATTCTGGACTTGGCGGCTACGCACGGCATTGTTGAAAAATCGGGTGCTTTCTATAAGTATAACGGCGAAACTATTGGTCAGGGGCGTGATAAGTCTAAAGCTTACCTAAAAGAAAATCCTAAAGTTTTGGCGGAAATTGACCAGAAAGTTCGTGATAAAGTGAAGGAAGCGGAAAGTTAA